A genomic region of Candidatus Binatus sp. contains the following coding sequences:
- a CDS encoding nitric-oxide reductase large subunit yields MAEVETLSPWWRRSAIVTIVACFCVLGWLTKLTYSGAPPIPERVVGPDGAVLFTGRDITAGQEVFLRYGLMENGTIWGHGAYIGPDFSAEYLHTLALDAEQVVAQRHGLVMQAALRPGQRLIVNAEVAQLLKLNRYDPASKTLSFTEAEAASFQRQIGLWTKYFEDPESNGGLPHNYIRDSAQLRELTSFFAWTAWASVADRPGRNYSYTNNFPYDPAVGNVATSGAVLWSALSLITLLGATALVLFAFGRFDFLGWRGRRGHVHPKMLPGVATPSQRATIKYFAVVALLFLAQALVGGGTAHYRASAGSFYGIDLSAILPSQILRTWHLQLAIFWIAASYVAGGLFLAPSIGENEPRAQTRWVNVLFVALVLIVVGSLLGEFAGVHQWMGRLWSWFGDQGWEYLDLGRAWQMMLAAGLVLWVVLLYRAIAPRLRGHESSELSALFMAAAVAIPVFYVPAFFYNTASNFTVVDLWRFWVIHLWVENFLELFVTCAVAIIFYQLGIVSSATASRVVYLDALLYLGSGIIGTGHHWYFSGQAQLTMSLSAVFSAMEVVPLTLLTLDAWDFVALTRGRCDICGEDISVPHRWTFYFLMAVGVWNFIGAGVFGFLINMPIVSYFEVGTMLTPNHAHAAFMGVFGMLAVALMVFAFRQVTPDERWHDTEKYIRVSFWGLNVGLAMMVVSNLFPGGVLQLYDVLQNGYWHARSAAFGHSPLMHALEWARLPGDLIFIVVGVVPLVIAALKTFFGLYRTPDITRRQDIAGEAA; encoded by the coding sequence ATGGCCGAAGTTGAAACCCTCTCGCCGTGGTGGCGGCGTTCAGCGATTGTCACGATTGTTGCGTGCTTCTGCGTACTCGGATGGCTGACGAAGCTGACCTATTCCGGCGCGCCGCCGATTCCCGAACGCGTCGTTGGCCCGGACGGGGCTGTGCTGTTCACCGGCCGCGATATCACGGCCGGCCAAGAGGTCTTTCTCCGCTACGGCCTGATGGAGAACGGCACGATCTGGGGACACGGCGCGTATATCGGACCCGACTTCTCGGCTGAGTATCTGCACACGCTCGCGCTCGACGCTGAACAGGTTGTCGCACAGCGCCACGGCTTGGTCATGCAGGCGGCGCTGCGGCCCGGCCAGCGATTGATCGTCAACGCGGAAGTCGCGCAGCTACTCAAACTCAATCGCTACGACCCGGCCTCGAAGACTCTCAGCTTCACGGAGGCCGAGGCCGCGTCCTTCCAGCGGCAGATCGGCCTATGGACGAAATACTTCGAGGATCCTGAAAGCAATGGCGGCCTTCCGCACAATTACATCAGGGACTCCGCGCAACTTCGCGAACTGACGTCATTCTTCGCATGGACGGCGTGGGCTTCGGTCGCGGATCGGCCCGGGCGCAATTACTCGTACACGAACAATTTTCCCTATGATCCCGCGGTCGGCAACGTAGCGACCAGCGGCGCCGTGCTATGGAGCGCACTGAGCTTGATCACGCTGCTCGGGGCGACGGCCTTGGTGCTGTTCGCGTTCGGCCGGTTCGACTTCCTTGGATGGCGCGGGCGGCGCGGGCATGTGCATCCGAAGATGCTCCCCGGCGTGGCGACGCCCAGCCAGCGGGCGACGATCAAGTACTTCGCCGTCGTCGCGCTGCTGTTCCTGGCGCAGGCGCTGGTCGGCGGCGGCACCGCGCATTACCGCGCCAGCGCCGGCAGCTTTTACGGAATCGATCTCTCCGCGATTCTGCCGAGCCAGATCCTGCGCACGTGGCATCTGCAGCTGGCAATTTTCTGGATCGCCGCATCGTACGTCGCGGGCGGACTATTCCTGGCGCCATCGATTGGAGAAAATGAGCCGCGCGCGCAGACCCGGTGGGTAAACGTGCTGTTTGTTGCGCTCGTGCTGATCGTCGTTGGCAGCCTGCTGGGCGAATTCGCCGGAGTGCATCAGTGGATGGGGCGGCTGTGGAGCTGGTTCGGCGACCAAGGATGGGAATACCTGGACCTCGGGCGCGCGTGGCAGATGATGCTCGCGGCCGGCCTGGTGCTGTGGGTCGTGCTGCTGTACCGCGCGATCGCACCGCGGCTGCGCGGCCACGAATCGAGCGAACTCTCCGCGCTGTTCATGGCCGCGGCGGTCGCGATTCCGGTCTTTTACGTGCCCGCGTTCTTTTACAACACCGCGTCGAACTTCACCGTCGTTGACCTGTGGCGATTCTGGGTCATCCATCTCTGGGTGGAGAACTTCCTCGAGCTGTTCGTGACCTGCGCGGTCGCGATCATCTTCTACCAGCTGGGGATCGTCTCGAGCGCAACGGCGTCACGCGTCGTCTATCTTGACGCGCTGCTCTACCTCGGCAGCGGGATCATCGGCACGGGACATCATTGGTACTTCAGCGGCCAGGCGCAGCTCACGATGTCGCTCAGCGCCGTCTTCTCGGCGATGGAGGTCGTGCCGCTCACGCTGCTTACGCTCGACGCGTGGGATTTCGTCGCGCTGACGCGGGGGCGATGCGATATCTGCGGCGAGGATATTTCGGTGCCGCATCGATGGACGTTTTACTTCCTGATGGCGGTGGGAGTCTGGAATTTCATCGGCGCTGGTGTGTTCGGCTTCCTCATCAATATGCCAATCGTGAGCTACTTCGAGGTCGGGACGATGCTCACGCCCAATCATGCGCACGCGGCGTTCATGGGCGTATTCGGGATGCTCGCGGTTGCGCTCATGGTCTTCGCCTTCCGGCAGGTGACGCCCGATGAGCGATGGCATGATACGGAAAAATACATCCGCGTCTCGTTCTGGGGGCTGAACGTCGGGCTGGCGATGATGGTCGTGAGCAATCTTTTCCCGGGCGGCGTTCTCCAGCTCTATGACGTGCTGCAAAACGGATACTGGCACGCGCGCAGCGCCGCGTTCGGACACAGCCCGCTGATGCACGCGCTTGAATGGGCGCGGCTGCCCGGCGATCTAATCTTCATCGTGGTCGGTGTCGTTCCGC
- a CDS encoding enoyl-CoA hydratase/isomerase family protein: MAESVIKVRVEGELAYIALNRPEKRNAINQAMLRAIPEAIDEVDRPEVRAIIVYGEGQAFSAGIDFTSLANDSGALSGQSGGPDMQRFRRFVAESQASLNRIESIEKPVIGALHGFVGGLGLELALACDARVAAAGARLGMPEVRIGLVPDVGGTTRLTRTVGYARSKELIMTARMIEAPEAERIGLVNRVVAEGAHLAAAEELAREMARNAPIAVGLAKRIIDKGHGLDKMTFQELEVLAQSSLIGTEDFREGAAALAQRREPRFKGR, encoded by the coding sequence ATGGCGGAAAGTGTAATCAAAGTTCGAGTCGAGGGTGAGCTCGCGTATATCGCGCTCAACCGTCCCGAAAAGCGCAACGCGATCAACCAGGCGATGCTCCGCGCGATTCCCGAGGCGATCGACGAGGTCGATCGTCCCGAGGTTCGGGCGATTATCGTTTACGGCGAGGGACAGGCGTTCTCGGCGGGCATCGATTTCACCTCGCTCGCCAACGACAGCGGCGCGCTGAGCGGTCAGAGCGGAGGGCCCGACATGCAGCGCTTTCGGCGCTTCGTGGCGGAGTCGCAGGCGTCGCTGAACCGGATCGAGAGTATCGAGAAGCCAGTCATCGGCGCGCTGCACGGCTTCGTCGGCGGACTCGGGCTCGAACTGGCGCTCGCGTGCGATGCCAGGGTGGCCGCGGCGGGCGCGCGGCTTGGGATGCCGGAAGTGCGGATCGGCCTGGTGCCCGACGTGGGCGGCACCACCCGGCTTACGCGGACGGTCGGTTATGCACGCTCGAAGGAGTTGATCATGACGGCGCGGATGATCGAGGCGCCGGAGGCGGAACGGATTGGGCTGGTGAATCGCGTCGTCGCCGAAGGTGCGCATCTGGCGGCGGCCGAAGAGCTTGCGCGCGAGATGGCGCGCAACGCGCCAATCGCGGTCGGGCTGGCGAAGCGGATCATCGACAAAGGCCACGGCCTGGACAAGATGACGTTTCAGGAACTCGAGGTGCTGGCGCAGAGTTCGCTGATCGGCACCGAAGATTTTCGCGAGGGCGCGGCAGCGCTGGCACAGCGGCGCGAGCCGCGCTTCAAGGGGCGTTGA
- a CDS encoding RNA-binding protein: MGRRLYVGNLAWTVTDQDLLDVFSEAGKVDSSQVIIDRATNRSRGFGFVEMATDEAAEGAIKKLNGRDIKGRPIRVNEAQARSGGAGGGGGGGGGGGGEHRGGRDH; this comes from the coding sequence ATGGGCCGCAGACTGTATGTTGGGAATCTGGCTTGGACTGTGACCGACCAGGATCTGCTCGACGTGTTTTCAGAAGCAGGAAAGGTGGACAGCTCGCAAGTCATCATCGACCGCGCCACCAACCGCTCGCGGGGATTCGGCTTCGTCGAGATGGCGACCGATGAGGCGGCCGAAGGCGCGATCAAGAAGCTGAACGGCCGCGACATCAAGGGCCGGCCGATTCGCGTCAACGAAGCGCAGGCGCGCAGCGGCGGAGCCGGTGGTGGCGGCGGTGGTGGTGGTGGCGGCGGCGGTGAACACCGCGGCGGACGCGACCACTAG
- the mtnA gene encoding S-methyl-5-thioribose-1-phosphate isomerase, whose translation MAVRTIEWRADTVRMIDQRLLPAREVIRTYRDYRGVARAIRTMVIRGAPAIGVAAAMGVALGIKGTAGVKARKRFEVVARALKATRPTAVNLAWAVDRMGRALDDSIALDAAELFRRMRAEAIAIYREDLAANRALGRFGAELIGNPATVLTHCNAGALATAGYGTALGVVRAARDAGKKVQVFADETRPFLQGSRLTAWELHKDRIPVTVIADSMAATVLSQNKIDCVVVGTDRTAANGDVANKIGTYPLAVMARRHGVPFYVASPLSSIDLDCPDGAAIPIEERSGRELTEFGGKQIAPKGVSTFNPAFDVTPAELVTAIITERGVAYPPYTESLRALKSGR comes from the coding sequence ATGGCCGTGAGGACGATTGAATGGCGGGCGGACACCGTCCGTATGATCGATCAGCGCCTGCTTCCCGCGCGCGAGGTAATTCGAACCTATCGCGACTACCGTGGCGTCGCACGAGCTATCCGCACGATGGTGATTCGCGGCGCACCCGCAATTGGCGTCGCGGCGGCGATGGGTGTCGCGCTCGGCATCAAGGGCACCGCTGGCGTGAAGGCGCGAAAACGCTTCGAGGTGGTCGCGAGAGCACTCAAGGCCACCCGGCCAACCGCGGTAAATCTGGCGTGGGCAGTGGATCGAATGGGCCGCGCGCTCGACGACAGCATTGCACTCGACGCGGCAGAATTGTTTCGCCGCATGCGTGCGGAGGCGATCGCGATTTACCGGGAAGACCTGGCGGCGAATCGCGCGCTGGGCCGGTTCGGCGCCGAACTGATCGGAAACCCGGCCACAGTGTTGACCCATTGCAACGCCGGCGCGCTGGCGACGGCAGGATACGGGACGGCGCTCGGGGTGGTGCGCGCCGCACGCGACGCGGGCAAAAAGGTCCAGGTGTTCGCCGACGAGACGCGGCCATTTTTGCAGGGCTCGCGCCTGACCGCGTGGGAACTCCACAAAGATCGGATACCGGTGACGGTGATCGCTGACAGCATGGCGGCGACGGTGCTCTCGCAGAACAAGATCGATTGCGTGGTGGTGGGAACAGATCGCACGGCAGCGAACGGCGACGTCGCGAACAAAATTGGCACCTACCCGCTGGCGGTGATGGCCCGGCGCCACGGGGTGCCATTCTACGTCGCGTCGCCGCTGTCGTCGATCGACCTGGACTGCCCCGACGGGGCGGCGATCCCGATCGAAGAGCGCTCGGGCCGCGAGCTCACCGAGTTCGGCGGCAAGCAGATAGCGCCGAAGGGCGTCAGCACGTTCAACCCCGCGTTTGATGTCACCCCGGCCGAGCTGGTGACCGCGATTATCACCGAACGCGGCGTCGCGTATCCGCCGTACACGGAGAGTCTGCGCGCGCTGAAGAGCGGACGATGA
- a CDS encoding DUF7064 domain-containing protein: MSEIKVVLLEQDDLMHSNTGESNFNESAYYNFFDRSQRLGGFIRLGNRANEGYAEMTACLYLPDGTVGFMFQRPEIKDNNAHDAGGARFEVVKPFERHRVSYNGKLCLLKNPLEMADPAKAFKSNPYSQASLEIEYVAISPGWGGEVREKIGDQWVSPKLSGDPETQFAKGHLEQLGHATGKLVLTTGGADREFKIDALGLRDHSWGPRYWQAPKFYRWLTMNFDEGLGAMATITVNRNGSELPGGFISRKGQPILNIVKVDIQTEFIGEQQLHDKIKVNCETTEGGAPIVITGKVLSMIPLRNRRAGIVTRIAEGMTEWNWDGKIGYGLSEYLDHFDE, encoded by the coding sequence ATGTCTGAAATCAAAGTGGTATTACTTGAACAAGACGACCTGATGCATTCCAACACCGGCGAGTCTAATTTCAACGAAAGCGCATACTATAATTTCTTCGATCGTAGCCAGCGGCTCGGCGGTTTCATCAGACTGGGTAATCGCGCGAACGAAGGTTACGCCGAAATGACCGCGTGCCTGTACCTTCCGGACGGAACCGTCGGCTTCATGTTTCAGCGGCCCGAGATCAAGGACAACAACGCTCACGACGCCGGCGGCGCAAGGTTCGAAGTCGTCAAACCGTTCGAGCGCCATCGCGTTAGCTACAATGGCAAACTCTGCCTACTGAAGAATCCGCTCGAGATGGCCGATCCAGCCAAGGCGTTCAAAAGTAATCCATACTCGCAAGCGTCGCTCGAAATCGAGTATGTGGCTATTTCTCCCGGATGGGGCGGTGAAGTGCGCGAAAAAATTGGGGATCAATGGGTGTCGCCGAAATTATCCGGTGACCCCGAAACTCAATTCGCCAAGGGCCACCTGGAACAGCTCGGCCACGCAACGGGAAAACTGGTGCTTACGACCGGCGGCGCGGACCGCGAGTTCAAAATCGACGCGCTTGGCCTGCGCGATCATAGCTGGGGACCGCGCTACTGGCAGGCGCCCAAGTTCTACCGATGGCTCACGATGAACTTCGATGAGGGTCTTGGCGCGATGGCCACAATTACGGTGAATCGCAACGGCAGCGAACTCCCGGGAGGATTCATTTCGCGCAAGGGCCAACCGATTCTCAATATCGTGAAGGTCGATATTCAGACCGAATTCATCGGCGAGCAGCAGCTACACGACAAGATCAAGGTGAATTGTGAGACCACTGAAGGTGGAGCGCCAATAGTCATTACCGGCAAAGTGCTATCAATGATCCCGCTCCGCAACCGGCGCGCCGGTATAGTCACTCGCATCGCCGAAGGTATGACCGAGTGGAACTGGGACGGCAAAATTGGCTATGGACTGTCCGAGTATCTCGATCACTTTGATGAGTAG
- a CDS encoding DUF6285 domain-containing protein, with protein sequence MQDRPTSVELLEAAADFVDRELVPAIEGARQFQARVAANVMRVVAREIKLEDPLVRSEVKALARLLGHDAPHLHSLDDLRAAAASMGEELTAKIRAGEADDGGWRVEVLAVVRQSVEDKLRIANPRYLESDIAIRTAAKPQKGN encoded by the coding sequence ATGCAGGACCGCCCGACTTCAGTTGAATTGCTCGAAGCGGCCGCCGACTTTGTCGATCGCGAACTCGTACCGGCAATCGAAGGCGCGCGCCAGTTCCAGGCGCGAGTGGCTGCCAACGTGATGAGAGTCGTCGCGCGCGAAATAAAACTGGAAGATCCGCTGGTTCGCAGCGAGGTGAAGGCGCTTGCGCGCCTGCTCGGGCACGACGCGCCGCATCTGCACAGCCTCGACGATCTGCGCGCGGCCGCTGCCAGCATGGGCGAAGAGTTGACCGCAAAGATTCGCGCGGGTGAGGCGGACGACGGCGGCTGGCGCGTGGAAGTACTTGCGGTCGTGCGTCAGAGCGTCGAGGACAAACTGCGTATCGCTAATCCGCGCTACCTCGAGAGCGACATCGCTATTCGCACCGCCGCGAAACCGCAAAAGGGGAACTGA
- a CDS encoding phosphotransferase family protein has translation MERIEPGEMVRRLTGFIRTEGHFDSVAIENFRKMPGGASREIWSFECAMERGGERSRRAMVLRRDPGAHNISTSRRHEFMVIRAAFEERIPVPEVFWVSEDPAVLGSAFFIMERIDGETLARRLLRDDTYARAREVMPAQLAEILAKIHRIDPVKHKLDFLAEPGDNAALTEVRRYQENFRVLALEPHPAFELAFRWLLKRVPKMARKTLVHGDYRIGNVVFGPEGVRSILDWELAHLGDPMEDVGWMCVRAWRFGNDQKPVGGLGSREDFFHAYEKASGAAVDPEAARFWEVFGNLRWGIITIGQARTHIDGFVKSVELASIGRRTAETELELLNLIE, from the coding sequence ATGGAGAGAATTGAACCCGGCGAAATGGTCCGGCGGCTGACCGGCTTCATCCGCACCGAGGGCCATTTCGACAGCGTCGCGATCGAGAATTTTCGCAAGATGCCCGGCGGCGCGTCGCGCGAGATCTGGTCGTTCGAATGCGCGATGGAGCGCGGCGGCGAAAGGAGCCGGCGCGCGATGGTGCTGCGGCGCGATCCCGGCGCCCACAATATCTCCACCAGTCGCCGTCACGAGTTCATGGTGATCCGGGCCGCCTTCGAAGAACGCATCCCGGTTCCCGAGGTGTTCTGGGTTTCAGAAGATCCGGCCGTTCTCGGTTCCGCATTTTTCATCATGGAGCGGATCGATGGCGAAACTTTGGCGCGTCGCCTGCTCCGCGACGACACTTACGCCCGCGCGCGCGAAGTGATGCCCGCGCAACTCGCCGAAATTCTCGCCAAGATTCACCGAATCGATCCGGTCAAGCACAAGCTCGACTTCCTGGCGGAGCCGGGCGACAACGCGGCGCTGACCGAGGTCCGACGCTACCAGGAAAACTTTCGAGTTCTCGCGCTCGAACCGCATCCCGCCTTCGAATTGGCATTCCGATGGCTCCTGAAGCGCGTTCCGAAAATGGCGCGCAAGACGCTCGTGCACGGCGACTATAGAATCGGCAATGTTGTCTTCGGCCCCGAAGGCGTGCGATCGATCCTCGATTGGGAGCTGGCGCATCTCGGCGATCCCATGGAGGACGTCGGCTGGATGTGCGTGCGGGCGTGGCGCTTCGGCAATGATCAGAAGCCGGTCGGAGGGCTTGGCTCCCGCGAGGATTTTTTCCACGCCTACGAAAAAGCCAGTGGCGCCGCGGTCGATCCCGAAGCGGCTCGCTTCTGGGAGGTCTTCGGCAATCTGCGTTGGGGCATAATCACCATCGGCCAGGCCCGTACCCATATCGACGGATTTGTAAAAAGCGTCGAGCTGGCTAGTATCGGACGGCGTACTGCCGAGACTGAGCTCGAACTGTTGAATCTGATCGAATAG
- a CDS encoding ABC transporter permease, with protein MSARVRNPSLAIGVTIVAAIVVAAILGPLLFRADPLSIDLANTLAGPSRAHPFGCDALGRDMLARVLSGARLSLSISTVVVAISLVVGSLIGAIAALSGGRIDNLAMRGVDIVLAFPGILLAIAMAAILGPGLIDLVIALTAMGWTGYARIVRGEVLSLRERDYVLAAESLGASQSRLLMRHLIPGVVGPLAVQATFGIGGIIGAEAALSFLGLGALPPTPSWGNMLDAGRAFLLVAPHLTTAPGLAIGLSILGFNLLGDGIAQKAEPRA; from the coding sequence GTGAGCGCGCGCGTCCGCAATCCGTCACTGGCTATTGGAGTGACTATCGTCGCCGCGATCGTTGTCGCCGCGATCCTGGGTCCGTTGCTGTTTCGCGCCGACCCTTTGTCGATCGACCTTGCGAACACGCTCGCCGGGCCCAGCCGCGCGCATCCGTTTGGTTGCGACGCGCTCGGCCGTGACATGCTCGCCCGGGTCCTCTCTGGCGCGCGGCTTTCGCTCTCGATTTCCACCGTCGTCGTTGCGATCTCGCTCGTGGTCGGCAGCCTGATTGGCGCAATCGCCGCGCTGTCGGGCGGTCGAATCGACAACCTGGCAATGCGCGGCGTGGATATCGTCCTCGCCTTTCCGGGAATCCTGCTTGCGATCGCGATGGCGGCGATCCTCGGACCGGGCCTGATCGATCTTGTGATCGCGCTGACGGCGATGGGATGGACCGGCTACGCGCGCATCGTGCGCGGCGAAGTGCTGAGCTTGCGCGAGCGCGACTACGTTCTCGCCGCCGAGAGCCTGGGCGCCAGTCAATCGCGCCTGCTGATGCGCCATCTGATCCCCGGCGTCGTTGGACCGCTGGCGGTGCAGGCGACGTTCGGAATCGGCGGAATCATCGGCGCCGAAGCCGCGCTTTCATTTCTTGGCCTGGGCGCGCTGCCACCCACGCCCAGTTGGGGCAACATGCTTGACGCCGGCCGCGCGTTCCTGCTCGTCGCCCCGCATCTTACGACTGCGCCTGGACTCGCGATCGGGCTTTCGATTCTCGGCTTCAACCTGCTCGGTGATGGGATTGCGCAGAAAGCGGAGCCTCGCGCCTGA
- a CDS encoding ABC transporter permease yields the protein MINYVIRRLLALVPVALGVATLTFAIIHLVPGDPVVAMLGETAAPADIVGMRHQLGLDRPLLEQYAAYLGGLAVGDMGESISYRKPVSRLIAERFPATIELAAAGMLVAVLLAFPLGIIAGSNPGGAGDLGAMGFAVVGISIPHIYLGPLLMILFSLDLRWLPLTGRGGLEHLVLPAVTLGAALAAILARMLRQSLIRVRESDYMRTALSKGLSARAALIRHGLKNALTSVVTIIGLQMGGLLSGTLITEIIFSWPGIGRLLIGAIGARDYPVVEGCVLTFAITYVLVNMATDFVYAVVDPRVRIS from the coding sequence GTGATCAATTACGTGATCCGGCGCTTGCTCGCGCTCGTGCCCGTCGCGCTCGGCGTGGCGACGCTGACGTTCGCGATTATCCACCTGGTGCCGGGCGATCCGGTGGTTGCGATGCTTGGTGAGACCGCTGCGCCTGCCGACATTGTCGGGATGCGGCATCAGCTGGGCCTCGACCGTCCGCTGCTGGAGCAGTACGCGGCATATCTCGGTGGACTCGCGGTAGGCGATATGGGCGAATCGATATCATATCGCAAGCCGGTCTCGCGTCTTATCGCCGAACGCTTCCCGGCCACAATCGAGCTCGCTGCCGCGGGGATGCTGGTCGCTGTGCTGCTGGCATTTCCGCTGGGAATAATCGCGGGTTCCAATCCCGGCGGCGCCGGTGATCTGGGCGCGATGGGATTTGCCGTTGTCGGCATTTCGATTCCGCACATCTACCTCGGCCCGTTGCTCATGATTTTGTTTTCACTGGACCTGCGCTGGCTGCCGCTCACCGGCCGCGGCGGTCTCGAGCATTTGGTCCTGCCCGCTGTCACGCTTGGCGCCGCGCTTGCCGCGATCCTTGCGCGGATGTTGCGCCAGAGCCTGATTCGCGTGCGCGAGAGCGACTATATGCGCACCGCGCTCAGCAAGGGGTTGAGCGCGCGGGCCGCCCTCATTCGCCACGGCCTTAAGAACGCGCTCACATCCGTCGTGACCATCATCGGACTTCAGATGGGCGGGCTGCTGAGCGGCACCCTCATCACCGAAATAATTTTTTCGTGGCCGGGTATCGGCCGCCTGCTCATTGGCGCGATAGGGGCGCGCGACTATCCGGTGGTCGAGGGATGCGTACTCACGTTCGCGATTACTTACGTCCTGGTAAACATGGCGACCGATTTCGTCTATGCGGTCGTAGACCCGCGAGTGAGAATCTCGTGA
- a CDS encoding ABC transporter substrate-binding protein, translating into MLTVWISERTARLRLVAQLAAALIALAGCGHYRTDRSPGMIQVDIETSPTSTDPRFATDATSSRISELIFDSLVKTDRNGQFVGHLADRIERPSPTEIVFHLRHGVRFSDGRELTARDVVFTYDSIRAPESMSAKRAGIEELKSIDAPDDYTVVMTTAHPYAPALELATEGIVPAGTSLPSKGNAAAPIGSGPFQMVAYARDEAARLERNPYSPYPPSAARSILFKVVPDPTVRALELAEGVCDFSGNNIEYDVLPWLGSHRFLEVSRTPGTTYKYLSFNFRDPRLRELRVRRAIAHAIDRNTIVNTILRGTGRVATGMLSPENWAYEGNVTAYSYDPIKARQLLDQAGYTAGSNGMRGLRFEYKTTPEGVRLGEVFQAMLQRVGIELTIRTLDFGTYYADIQAGSFDLTSLQWVGINDPNSYYMIFDSNKPPPDGQNRGYYSNPAMDRLVEAGMSTVDPEARKEIYGRVQRLAAEELPYVSLWWVDNVAVMNRRLVGFDAYPNGSLRSLATLTLSGPGSGAAPSQ; encoded by the coding sequence ATGCTCACCGTGTGGATCAGCGAAAGGACTGCTCGGCTGCGATTGGTCGCGCAGCTTGCGGCGGCGCTCATAGCGCTCGCGGGATGCGGCCACTATCGCACCGATCGTTCGCCCGGGATGATCCAGGTCGATATCGAAACCTCGCCGACTTCGACCGACCCGCGCTTTGCGACTGACGCGACCTCGTCGCGTATCAGCGAACTTATCTTCGATTCGCTGGTGAAGACCGATCGCAACGGCCAATTTGTCGGCCATCTCGCCGACCGCATCGAGCGTCCCTCGCCAACGGAAATTGTCTTTCATCTTAGGCACGGGGTGCGCTTTAGCGACGGCCGCGAACTGACGGCGCGCGACGTAGTATTCACTTATGATTCGATTCGCGCACCCGAGTCGATGTCGGCAAAACGGGCTGGCATCGAGGAGTTGAAGTCAATCGATGCGCCCGACGATTACACCGTCGTCATGACCACCGCGCATCCGTACGCCCCCGCGCTTGAGTTGGCGACCGAGGGTATCGTACCCGCAGGTACTTCGCTGCCCTCAAAAGGAAACGCAGCCGCTCCCATCGGCAGCGGCCCGTTTCAGATGGTTGCTTACGCGCGCGATGAAGCCGCGCGGCTCGAGCGCAATCCCTATTCTCCCTATCCGCCAAGCGCAGCCCGATCGATCCTCTTCAAGGTCGTTCCCGATCCTACCGTGCGCGCGCTCGAACTGGCAGAGGGCGTTTGCGACTTCTCGGGAAACAATATCGAGTACGACGTATTGCCGTGGCTCGGATCGCACCGGTTTCTGGAGGTCAGCAGAACTCCCGGCACTACCTACAAGTACCTGTCCTTCAACTTTCGTGATCCTCGGCTGCGCGAATTGCGGGTGCGTCGCGCCATTGCCCATGCGATCGACCGCAATACAATAGTCAACACCATCTTGCGTGGTACTGGGCGGGTAGCTACTGGCATGCTTTCACCTGAGAATTGGGCATACGAGGGCAATGTCACTGCCTATTCCTACGATCCAATAAAAGCGCGTCAACTGTTGGATCAGGCTGGCTATACGGCCGGAAGCAACGGGATGCGCGGGCTCCGATTCGAATACAAGACGACTCCGGAAGGCGTGCGCCTGGGCGAGGTGTTTCAGGCGATGCTTCAGCGAGTGGGTATCGAGCTGACTATCCGAACGCTCGACTTCGGCACCTATTATGCGGACATTCAGGCCGGAAGTTTCGACCTGACCTCGCTGCAATGGGTCGGAATCAACGACCCGAATAGCTACTACATGATATTCGATTCGAACAAGCCGCCACCGGATGGACAGAATCGGGGTTACTATTCGAACCCAGCGATGGATCGCCTGGTCGAAGCGGGAATGAGTACTGTCGATCCTGAGGCGAGAAAAGAAATATACGGACGGGTGCAACGACTCGCCGCCGAGGAACTGCCGTACGTTTCGCTGTGGTGGGTCGACAATGTGGCCGTGATGAATCGACGGCTGGTTGGCTTCGATGCATATCCCAATGGCAGCCTGCGTTCGCTCGCGACGCTGACGCTCAGTGGCCCCGGCAGCGGCGCAGCGCCGTCGCAGTGA